The following are encoded together in the Mycolicibacterium arabiense genome:
- a CDS encoding LLM class flavin-dependent oxidoreductase, protein MRFTYAEAMTDPKYYIPLAKAADEAGYHAMTIPDSVAYPEESDSTYPYTEDGNREFLDGKAFIESFALIGALSAVTTRLHFNIFVLKLPIRPPALVAKQAGSLAAMFDNRLGLGVGTSPWPEDYEIMGVPYAKRGKRMDECIDVIRGLTSGDYFEYHGDFYDFPRFKMTPAPTKPVPILVGGHADAALRRAARNDGWMHGGGDPEELDPLLAKLARFREEEERIGLADEFQIHVISIDGFTLDGVKRLEDKGITDVIVGFRIPYIMGEDTEPLDAKIRNLEWFAENVIAKAT, encoded by the coding sequence ATGCGGTTCACGTATGCGGAGGCAATGACCGATCCGAAGTACTACATCCCGTTGGCGAAGGCTGCCGACGAGGCCGGGTATCACGCGATGACGATCCCTGACAGCGTCGCGTATCCGGAGGAGTCCGACTCGACGTATCCGTACACCGAGGACGGCAATCGGGAGTTCCTCGACGGCAAGGCCTTCATCGAGTCGTTCGCGTTGATCGGCGCGCTGTCCGCAGTGACCACGCGACTGCACTTCAACATCTTCGTGCTCAAGCTGCCGATTCGCCCGCCCGCGCTGGTCGCCAAGCAGGCCGGCTCACTGGCCGCGATGTTCGACAACCGCCTCGGCCTCGGCGTCGGCACCAGCCCGTGGCCGGAGGACTACGAGATCATGGGCGTGCCGTACGCCAAGCGCGGCAAGCGGATGGACGAGTGCATCGACGTCATCCGTGGCCTCACCTCCGGTGACTACTTCGAGTACCACGGCGACTTCTACGACTTCCCCAGGTTCAAGATGACGCCTGCGCCGACCAAGCCGGTGCCGATCCTGGTCGGCGGCCACGCGGACGCGGCGCTGCGGCGCGCCGCCCGCAACGACGGCTGGATGCATGGTGGCGGCGACCCCGAGGAGCTCGACCCGCTGCTGGCCAAGCTGGCGCGCTTCCGCGAGGAAGAGGAGCGGATCGGCCTGGCCGACGAGTTCCAGATCCACGTGATCTCGATCGACGGGTTCACCCTCGACGGCGTGAAGCGCTTGGAGGACAAGGGCATCACCGACGTCATCGTCGGGTTCCGGATCCCCTACATCATGGGTGAGGACACCGAGCCGCTCGACGCCAAGATCCGCAACCTCGAATGGTTCGCGGAGAACGTCATCGCCAAGGCGACCTGA
- a CDS encoding diiron oxygenase yields MTRSSQASATVGPTREVVSDRLLRGSVRKSYEPVVDIDWDAPLDPDKFFLPPAVVSLYGTPMWDAMTRQQQIELSRQELVNTLSAGIWFENILNQALLRDLMHADPTSNATHYALTEMGDETRHMVMFGKAIERLGAKPVRPRRYQRVMINGLPLAFKGSLLWVAALVGEEIFDSLQRQMMDDPDLQPMVQRLMRIHVTEEARHIQFARDGVRRRVREMPRLHRMWVANLNGVGGLFFRFLFTNPVPYRRAGLDGRKARRVARRSPHRHDVQISGFAPLAAFLEEVGLMGPLARRLWRRTNFLPAAPSRAVAGGNAAPEDGAHETYEGSAVLRIADEDHAVRVRLAGHLDPIDGRFHWRGTVHGTLPDDALRRPEALLTANGRTAAARLTERTQQGDYSVAGLGTPPFG; encoded by the coding sequence GTGACCCGTTCCAGCCAGGCCAGCGCGACCGTCGGCCCCACCCGGGAGGTCGTCTCCGACCGCTTGCTGCGGGGTTCGGTGCGGAAGTCGTACGAGCCCGTCGTCGACATCGACTGGGACGCACCGCTGGACCCGGACAAGTTCTTCCTGCCGCCCGCCGTCGTCTCGCTGTACGGAACCCCGATGTGGGACGCGATGACCCGGCAGCAGCAGATCGAATTGTCCCGCCAGGAGTTGGTCAACACGCTCTCGGCGGGCATCTGGTTCGAGAACATCCTCAACCAGGCGCTGCTGCGAGACCTGATGCACGCCGACCCCACGTCCAACGCCACGCACTACGCGCTCACCGAGATGGGTGACGAGACCCGGCACATGGTGATGTTCGGCAAGGCGATCGAGCGACTCGGCGCCAAGCCGGTGCGGCCGCGCCGCTATCAACGCGTCATGATCAACGGGCTGCCGCTGGCCTTCAAGGGGTCGCTGCTGTGGGTGGCGGCGCTGGTCGGCGAGGAGATCTTCGACTCGCTACAGCGGCAGATGATGGACGACCCCGACCTGCAGCCAATGGTGCAGCGCCTCATGCGAATTCACGTGACCGAGGAGGCCCGTCACATCCAGTTCGCGCGCGACGGCGTGCGCAGGCGGGTCCGGGAGATGCCGCGTCTGCACCGGATGTGGGTCGCCAACCTCAACGGGGTGGGCGGGCTGTTCTTCCGGTTCCTCTTCACCAACCCGGTGCCGTACCGCCGCGCCGGTCTCGACGGCCGCAAGGCGCGGCGGGTCGCCAGGCGCAGCCCGCACCGCCACGACGTGCAGATCTCGGGGTTCGCTCCACTGGCCGCGTTCCTCGAGGAGGTCGGGCTGATGGGGCCGCTCGCCCGGCGACTGTGGCGGCGCACGAACTTCCTGCCCGCCGCCCCGTCGCGGGCCGTCGCGGGAGGGAATGCCGCGCCCGAGGACGGCGCCCACGAGACCTACGAGGGTTCCGCCGTCTTGCGCATCGCCGACGAGGACCACGCCGTACGGGTTCGACTGGCCGGTCACCTCGACCCGATCGACGGCCGATTCCATTGGCGCGGAACGGTTCACGGCACGCTCCCCGACGACGCCCTGCGGCGCCCTGAGGCGCTGCTCACCGCCAACGGCCGCACGGCGGCGGCGCGTCTGACCGAGCGCACACAACAGGGCGACTACTCCGTCGCGGGCCTTGGCACTCCGCCGTTCGGGTGA
- a CDS encoding YihY/virulence factor BrkB family protein — protein sequence MATDTNATAEAEEKAPDPDDPRKPDSPADLTKPSIIYVLRKTAREFSQDQCTDLAAALTYYAVLSIFPAMLALVSLLGVFGQGRATTDAVLETVNSVAPTSAVDTLRPTIDQLVNTPSAGFALILGLATALWSASGYVGAFGRAMNRMYEIEEGRPFWKLRPLQLVLTFGGLVLAALVAFMLAVSGPIAKSIGGAIGIGDAGLTVWNIAKWPLMLIAVVLAVAILYYATPNVKQPKFRWISIGAGLAIVTWIVASIGFAIYVSNFSSYNKTYGALAGVIVFLLWLWITNLALLFGAELDAELERGRQLQAGLPAERELQLPPRDTRVIEKNQAAEEKDIERAEELRRSHGQTT from the coding sequence ATGGCCACTGACACGAATGCGACCGCGGAGGCCGAGGAAAAGGCCCCCGATCCGGACGATCCGCGCAAGCCGGACTCGCCGGCGGACCTCACCAAGCCGTCGATCATCTACGTACTGCGCAAGACCGCACGGGAATTCAGCCAGGATCAATGCACCGATCTCGCGGCCGCACTGACCTACTACGCAGTGCTCTCGATCTTCCCCGCGATGCTGGCGCTGGTCTCGCTGCTCGGCGTGTTCGGTCAAGGCAGGGCCACCACCGACGCGGTCCTCGAGACCGTCAACAGCGTGGCTCCGACGTCGGCGGTCGACACGCTGCGACCCACGATCGATCAGCTGGTCAATACGCCGTCGGCAGGGTTCGCCCTGATCCTCGGCCTAGCGACCGCGCTCTGGTCGGCCTCGGGTTACGTCGGGGCGTTCGGCCGTGCGATGAACCGGATGTACGAGATCGAGGAGGGCAGGCCGTTCTGGAAGCTGCGCCCGCTGCAGCTGGTGCTCACCTTCGGCGGTCTCGTCCTCGCCGCACTCGTCGCGTTCATGCTGGCCGTCAGCGGTCCCATCGCCAAGTCGATCGGCGGCGCCATCGGCATCGGCGACGCCGGGTTGACCGTGTGGAACATCGCCAAGTGGCCACTGATGCTCATCGCCGTCGTCCTCGCCGTCGCGATCCTGTACTACGCCACACCGAACGTGAAACAGCCGAAGTTCCGCTGGATCAGCATCGGCGCCGGCCTGGCGATCGTCACGTGGATCGTCGCCTCGATCGGCTTCGCCATCTACGTGTCGAACTTCAGCAGCTACAACAAGACCTACGGCGCACTGGCCGGCGTCATCGTCTTCCTGCTGTGGCTCTGGATCACCAACCTCGCGCTGCTCTTCGGCGCCGAACTGGACGCCGAACTCGAACGCGGCCGCCAACTGCAGGCCGGGCTACCCGCCGAACGCGAACTGCAGCTACCGCCACGCGACACCCGCGTCATCGAGAAGAACCAGGCCGCCGAGGAGAAGGACATCGAGCGCGCCGAGGAACTGCGCCGCAGTCACGGTCAGACCACGTAG